In Sebaldella sp. S0638, one genomic interval encodes:
- a CDS encoding MarR family winged helix-turn-helix transcriptional regulator: protein MNQNDTIIFSIRALANQIKRFIDKNAVNLDEGLTGMQIAIIGYIGGVEGKFDVFQKDIEEAFNIRRSSATRILKFLEQEGYLTRIRDSEDERYKRLDLTKKSEGLYKKIIEDLERNEEVARKSLTKKEIETFFKILDKIMKNMSC from the coding sequence ATGAATCAAAATGATACAATTATTTTTTCAATAAGGGCACTTGCGAATCAGATAAAGCGGTTTATTGATAAAAATGCTGTAAATCTTGATGAAGGCCTGACAGGAATGCAGATTGCAATTATAGGATATATAGGCGGAGTGGAAGGTAAATTCGATGTTTTTCAGAAAGATATAGAAGAGGCTTTTAATATCAGACGTTCTTCTGCTACCAGAATTTTGAAATTTCTTGAACAGGAAGGATATCTCACAAGAATTCGTGATTCTGAGGATGAACGTTATAAAAGACTTGATCTGACTAAAAAATCTGAAGGTTTATATAAAAAAATAATAGAAGACCTTGAAAGAAACGAAGAAGTTGCCAGAAAAAGCCTTACAAAGAAAGAAATAGAAACATTTTTTAAAATATTAGATAAAATAATGAAAAATATGTCATGTTAG
- a CDS encoding histidine phosphatase family protein, with protein sequence MEKPEYQSKTIFLYIVRHGKTISNLEAKVHGWTDSPLSELGISQAEKVGEGLKNITFNAAYSSDIKRAADTAKIILHANKNETPELQELFGLREWNYGGYEGIDETNMWVPLFKEKNMEFKLDRSNWKEFTSLTTDREIADLIAENDPAKTAENYDDILKRAKKGVDFLINDITEKGGGNALVVSHGNIIPTILYLYAPDEYSGETVPNCSLTILKIENGRFSLEKVGDTSFIDS encoded by the coding sequence ATGGAAAAACCGGAATATCAAAGCAAAACAATATTTCTTTATATTGTAAGGCACGGAAAAACCATTTCAAATCTGGAAGCCAAAGTACACGGCTGGACTGACAGCCCTCTTAGCGAACTGGGAATATCACAGGCAGAAAAAGTGGGTGAAGGGCTAAAAAACATCACTTTCAACGCTGCCTATTCCAGTGATATCAAAAGAGCCGCAGATACAGCAAAAATCATTCTCCACGCCAATAAAAACGAAACCCCGGAACTACAGGAACTTTTTGGTCTGCGGGAATGGAATTACGGTGGTTATGAAGGCATTGACGAGACAAATATGTGGGTACCCCTATTCAAAGAAAAAAATATGGAATTCAAGCTTGACCGTTCGAACTGGAAAGAATTCACATCACTGACTACAGACAGGGAAATTGCAGATTTAATAGCAGAAAATGATCCTGCCAAAACAGCAGAAAACTACGACGATATCCTAAAACGTGCCAAAAAAGGCGTTGACTTTCTCATAAATGACATCACTGAAAAAGGAGGCGGAAATGCCCTTGTTGTTTCACATGGAAACATAATCCCCACAATTTTATATTTATACGCTCCCGACGAATATAGCGGGGAAACTGTGCCGAATTGCAGTCTTACTATTTTGAAAATAGAAAACGGGAGATTCTCCCTTGAAAAAGTCGGAGACACTTCTTTTATAGATAGTTAA
- a CDS encoding transporter, producing the protein MKRNKKLLVSFLALNSILASHAEGAETQISAKYDRMYNSIVKNIENGKSNTKNYQVIEQILNQKNKELKDLYLQSDYIVKPEYLEWQVFFTGFYEEYNKGVDNSKENAEYHSKVTGYYDANGNYVVTSGTAGGLSGKAYQPLQTPKSVTLGVSVPLKSITKDVQELSLNPEREISSSPVAAEINSPTKTVSANVNVDAFSIDIPDIEAPTVPSISSFNVTTPDTGNGDDTFNYLSTSSYYTAKIAQYNLTSGLLEGTWNTNSYLSSYNTENLYGSANPNGSCYTSGYCGVMTDLTTNTTLTSSGPTALYKLGGAEKITLGTEGDVTALVMRITSKVGSSYTGTLPHLIQYDPHGSRSTLYTQFDTDYYGNALSAASWTSSTMYNYYGGLYNYATLEGYGDNFIIIALQSHTGSFSPTVRNYGKIIGYYDDVNYTNGGSKQVAFTFTAAQSHSANANRRWELYNEAGGLIEMQAAQSIAVNFGTTVNLSSIPHYVFYNYGDVVLYGSNSYGIKTSSLVTSVESSPSLKYSKLVLKTPIRINGDSSIGIELANDMDDGYASTTNAVTGGVGYDEQPAEIRVTVGDEKNQYAGNITGKDADYVEGSIGLYVTNSTGYEYRIKDYEFIFGDYAKDSVLVYINNGILTLDNVTSSAINITSGKNNTGLAVIGNNSVLNLYPDVIVGSSSNKVDGTTALYASTGGKINLLDSNTIETNGAKSHGIVLMGGSYLNEESAGGTYNFIVTGDSSGTLYVKNSTVDLDNSIVNISATGDSSIGVYNNGGTVDLGTGTYEVGTNGVLLYNIDGTLTTGATNFTVGNGSIFSISETTGSTTKTNFTSAGTLNLLSGATGFLVNGNIGTYFSTYYTGLDNLDVVVDDGATLLALQGASSILSSLSFGSLNSYFNSLTINGNVASLLEGTLAIDQNVNLDDSTDAYNEIEKSLIGVTVNSGISMTGSQANQIALSDNFSSVTGVTYNNMINNGTISLSGIESIGIYANNGNITNSSVISATGNSSFGIYGENGTTTINTGSINIGDEGIGIYGVGYQDPATPGTYGGGTISITNTGSITGTGGSGTIGIYLDNNGGVALSNATVTLTSGSVIDLGNVSDAVGVYVNGGTLTGSGSTITVGTNGVGLYANDSDVDLANTIINLNGDNALGMYLSGTSSLVTSGTNTINIDGQNVVLFYIDSSGSISNNFEVGSVTSGSSYTLGKIVGGAFEYTGNSNLASNGTLVSGENAAVYLSGSTITSSAGSTNVAAAALDGQYAGSLPSGMTSGIDGENDGIITFGDSSLGLYGENGSRLSNKGTITLGNSSAGLMTSGSGSLVVNSGVISIGSNSQGIYVKDGVSASNTSTGSITSNGSGTVGIYADNNAVTLMPVTNDGYIDLTGDKSIGIYSAGTSTSDINNTGTIIVGNSSDAMDPSMGMYSAAAGSQIANSGTIISGENSIGIYSSGGNVINTGTLNIGNSGTGIYSTNGTVNLNSGTVINIGTNGAVAVFGISSAINSGVGLNIGNSNYGIVLQGGSYADLAGNTNTIGTDSLYLYATSGANIASNADLTMTGSDNVGFYLTDGGTIVNTGTIDGTAGNNNVGVYNNGGIVDNYGTIAVKDSDLAFKAGTTDVDVDNSKYSVGIYGENAAITNYSGGLISTGYGGYGVVAKGGTAANYGTISTSGDYSVGMYTEGGIITNESTGVINVSGNNTVGMGGTGSGSQIINNGYIQISGDNAIGMYAGAGTIITNNGTIDVSGNNAKALVALDATNESHTVSGAVTVNSASDYTIYSSSSSYTLPTLVNAGIIKTSGVLALDGIQVMIKTDLSTLVDNGDGTFTLSGTSLIADTVSTDSAITILAGFSDGTIANVYKLEGVIQASSGGTYDFISGSLLWEATPQVTADGVDVYMERIPFTTFTDGLWFEDFGQALEDNYLSAEGDAVTIYNKTAYIETEESFRHIIASLAGNVYANINQREKDIANVFEDSLHLLQNSDNNTKENVKIAIVAGKGKNKEETDGVVGYDYTATGAIALREVERTYRHTFGYSLGYLHTGFEFDDGNGSEEWVDTIQLGVHSKYAAHGWQLRNDLTGRASIHNVDRNINWGDELGRSEMNGTYETYSITSDNILGKEFGLGKKASIMPYGAFKAMYVTRPSFEESGLERLQVEGNDAWSVKPRAGVELKGALPLGNNTAWQLKGSLDVAYEYELADLNEREKARLIAIEDGYHNLSKPQDEKGIFKTKASVGVEIADRYGIFLTGQYSTGNDKEDDYRAGLTLKAVF; encoded by the coding sequence ATGAAAAGAAATAAGAAATTATTAGTGTCGTTTCTAGCATTAAATTCGATACTAGCGTCTCATGCAGAAGGAGCAGAGACTCAGATTTCAGCAAAATATGACAGAATGTATAACAGCATTGTGAAAAATATAGAAAATGGAAAATCCAATACTAAAAATTACCAGGTAATAGAACAAATACTTAATCAAAAAAATAAGGAACTAAAAGATTTATATTTACAGAGTGATTATATTGTAAAACCTGAATATTTGGAATGGCAGGTATTTTTTACGGGATTTTACGAGGAATATAACAAAGGTGTAGATAATTCCAAAGAAAATGCAGAATATCATTCAAAAGTTACTGGATATTATGATGCAAACGGAAATTATGTAGTAACAAGCGGAACAGCAGGCGGCCTGTCAGGGAAAGCATATCAGCCGCTGCAGACACCGAAGTCAGTAACTTTAGGAGTGAGCGTTCCATTAAAATCAATAACTAAAGATGTACAGGAATTGTCGCTTAATCCTGAAAGAGAAATAAGCAGTTCACCAGTTGCGGCGGAGATAAACTCACCTACAAAGACTGTAAGTGCTAATGTGAATGTGGATGCTTTCTCAATAGATATTCCTGATATTGAAGCACCTACTGTTCCAAGCATATCAAGTTTTAATGTGACTACCCCAGATACAGGAAATGGTGATGATACATTTAATTATTTAAGCACTTCAAGTTATTATACTGCTAAAATAGCTCAGTATAATCTTACATCAGGACTTTTGGAAGGAACATGGAATACCAATTCTTATTTATCAAGTTATAATACAGAAAATTTATATGGTTCGGCCAATCCTAACGGGAGCTGTTATACAAGCGGATATTGCGGAGTTATGACTGATTTAACTACAAATACAACTTTGACGTCAAGTGGTCCGACTGCATTATATAAACTGGGCGGAGCAGAAAAAATAACGTTAGGTACTGAGGGAGATGTAACAGCATTAGTAATGAGAATAACAAGTAAAGTAGGAAGCAGTTATACAGGGACTCTTCCGCATTTGATACAATATGATCCTCATGGAAGCAGAAGTACTCTTTATACGCAATTTGACACGGATTATTATGGAAATGCACTGTCTGCTGCATCATGGACCAGTTCGACTATGTATAATTATTACGGAGGATTGTATAATTATGCTACATTAGAAGGATATGGCGATAACTTTATAATAATAGCACTCCAGTCGCATACAGGGTCTTTTAGTCCTACAGTACGTAATTACGGAAAAATAATCGGATATTACGATGATGTTAATTATACAAATGGCGGCTCAAAACAAGTAGCATTTACATTTACGGCGGCTCAAAGCCATAGTGCCAATGCAAATAGAAGATGGGAATTATATAATGAAGCAGGCGGATTAATCGAGATGCAAGCAGCACAAAGTATAGCAGTCAATTTTGGGACAACAGTAAATCTGTCTTCAATTCCGCACTATGTTTTCTATAATTATGGAGATGTGGTTTTATACGGTAGTAACAGTTATGGGATAAAAACTTCATCGCTGGTAACAAGTGTGGAGAGCAGCCCTTCGTTAAAATATTCCAAACTGGTATTAAAAACCCCAATAAGAATAAACGGAGATTCAAGCATAGGAATAGAACTAGCAAATGATATGGATGACGGTTATGCCAGCACGACGAATGCTGTAACAGGCGGTGTAGGGTATGATGAGCAGCCGGCAGAAATAAGAGTTACAGTGGGAGATGAAAAAAATCAGTATGCCGGAAATATAACAGGAAAAGATGCGGATTATGTTGAAGGTTCTATAGGTTTATACGTTACTAATTCAACAGGTTATGAATACAGAATAAAAGATTACGAATTCATATTCGGAGATTATGCAAAAGACAGTGTTTTAGTATATATAAACAATGGAATTCTGACTTTAGATAACGTAACATCTTCTGCGATTAATATAACTTCCGGGAAAAATAACACAGGTCTGGCAGTGATTGGAAATAACTCAGTATTGAATTTATATCCTGATGTGATAGTAGGAAGCAGTTCAAACAAGGTTGATGGGACAACAGCTTTATATGCTTCAACAGGAGGAAAAATAAATCTTCTGGATTCCAATACTATAGAGACAAATGGAGCAAAATCTCATGGAATAGTCCTTATGGGCGGAAGTTATTTAAATGAGGAATCTGCTGGCGGAACATATAATTTTATAGTAACAGGAGACAGCAGCGGTACACTTTATGTGAAGAATTCTACAGTAGATTTAGATAATTCGATTGTTAATATTTCGGCTACAGGAGATAGCTCAATAGGAGTATATAACAATGGAGGAACTGTTGATTTAGGTACTGGAACATATGAAGTGGGGACAAACGGTGTACTTTTATATAATATTGATGGAACATTGACAACAGGTGCCACGAATTTTACAGTTGGAAACGGTTCAATATTTTCAATATCTGAAACTACAGGATCAACAACTAAAACTAACTTTACATCAGCAGGTACTTTGAACTTACTATCAGGAGCAACCGGCTTTCTAGTTAATGGAAATATTGGTACATATTTTTCTACATATTATACTGGTTTAGATAATTTAGATGTAGTAGTGGATGATGGTGCTACACTGTTGGCGTTACAAGGAGCCAGTTCTATTTTATCATCATTGAGTTTCGGATCATTAAATTCTTACTTCAACAGCTTAACTATAAATGGAAATGTAGCTTCACTTTTGGAAGGAACACTTGCAATTGATCAAAATGTGAATCTTGACGACAGCACAGATGCATATAACGAGATAGAAAAGTCATTAATAGGAGTAACTGTTAACAGCGGAATCAGCATGACAGGATCACAGGCGAACCAAATAGCATTAAGTGATAACTTTTCTTCTGTTACCGGAGTTACATATAACAATATGATTAATAACGGTACAATAAGTCTTTCTGGAATAGAATCAATAGGAATATATGCGAATAACGGCAATATAACAAATTCTTCTGTTATTTCTGCTACAGGAAACAGCAGTTTTGGTATTTACGGAGAAAACGGAACAACAACAATAAATACCGGTTCTATTAATATAGGAGATGAAGGTATAGGTATTTACGGAGTGGGTTATCAGGATCCGGCAACTCCGGGAACATACGGCGGAGGAACGATCAGTATTACAAATACCGGAAGTATTACAGGGACAGGCGGTTCAGGAACAATAGGGATATACCTGGATAATAACGGCGGTGTTGCTTTGAGTAATGCAACAGTAACATTAACTTCGGGAAGTGTAATAGACCTTGGAAATGTATCTGATGCAGTGGGAGTCTATGTAAACGGAGGAACATTAACGGGAAGCGGCTCTACAATAACAGTAGGAACAAACGGAGTCGGACTTTATGCCAATGACAGTGATGTTGATTTAGCTAACACAATTATCAATTTGAACGGAGATAATGCGCTGGGAATGTATCTTTCAGGTACATCTTCATTGGTAACTTCAGGAACAAATACTATAAATATTGATGGTCAGAATGTAGTTTTATTCTATATAGATTCAAGCGGATCAATTTCAAATAATTTTGAAGTAGGGAGTGTTACATCAGGATCGAGCTACACTCTTGGTAAAATAGTAGGCGGAGCATTTGAATACACAGGAAACAGCAATCTTGCATCAAATGGTACACTGGTATCCGGAGAAAATGCAGCTGTATATTTGAGCGGTTCGACAATTACTTCATCTGCCGGATCGACTAATGTAGCTGCCGCAGCACTGGACGGGCAGTATGCAGGATCATTGCCGTCTGGAATGACTTCTGGTATAGATGGGGAAAATGACGGAATAATTACTTTTGGTGACAGTTCGCTGGGACTTTACGGAGAAAACGGCTCTAGATTAAGCAATAAAGGGACAATAACTCTTGGGAATTCTTCTGCGGGATTAATGACTTCGGGAAGCGGTTCTCTGGTAGTAAACAGCGGAGTAATATCTATAGGTTCGAACTCTCAGGGAATATATGTTAAAGATGGTGTAAGTGCTTCTAATACAAGTACAGGAAGTATAACAAGCAACGGTTCAGGAACAGTGGGAATATATGCTGATAATAATGCAGTAACACTAATGCCTGTGACAAATGACGGGTATATTGATTTAACAGGAGATAAATCAATAGGAATATACTCGGCAGGAACAAGCACTTCTGATATAAATAATACCGGAACAATTATAGTAGGGAATTCTTCGGATGCTATGGATCCAAGCATGGGAATGTACAGTGCTGCTGCAGGCAGCCAGATTGCAAATTCAGGAACAATAATTTCCGGAGAAAATTCAATAGGGATATACAGCAGCGGCGGTAATGTCATTAACACAGGAACATTGAATATAGGAAATTCAGGTACCGGAATCTATTCAACTAACGGAACTGTTAATTTGAATTCAGGAACTGTAATTAATATAGGTACAAACGGAGCAGTGGCAGTATTCGGGATTTCTTCTGCAATAAACAGCGGGGTCGGTCTTAATATAGGGAACAGTAACTATGGAATTGTGTTACAGGGAGGCTCATATGCAGATCTTGCCGGAAATACCAATACAATAGGAACAGATTCATTGTATCTGTACGCAACAAGCGGTGCAAATATAGCCAGTAATGCTGATTTAACAATGACTGGTTCAGATAATGTGGGATTTTATCTTACTGACGGAGGAACTATAGTAAATACCGGAACAATTGACGGTACTGCCGGAAATAATAATGTAGGGGTATACAATAACGGAGGAATTGTGGATAACTACGGAACTATAGCAGTGAAAGATTCGGATCTGGCTTTCAAAGCAGGGACAACAGATGTTGATGTGGATAACAGTAAATATTCAGTAGGAATATACGGTGAAAATGCTGCAATAACAAACTATTCAGGCGGGTTAATCTCGACAGGCTACGGCGGATATGGTGTAGTAGCTAAAGGAGGAACGGCGGCCAATTATGGTACTATAAGTACAAGCGGAGATTACTCGGTGGGAATGTACACCGAAGGAGGAATTATAACAAATGAATCAACGGGTGTAATAAATGTTTCAGGAAATAATACAGTAGGAATGGGCGGAACAGGTTCAGGCTCGCAGATAATAAATAATGGATATATACAAATTTCCGGAGATAATGCAATAGGAATGTATGCCGGTGCTGGAACTATAATAACCAATAACGGTACAATTGATGTTTCGGGCAATAATGCCAAAGCTCTGGTAGCACTGGATGCAACCAATGAATCACATACTGTAAGTGGCGCAGTGACAGTTAACAGTGCAAGTGATTATACAATATATTCATCATCAAGCAGCTACACTCTGCCTACACTAGTAAATGCCGGAATAATAAAAACAAGCGGTGTGCTGGCACTGGATGGTATACAGGTTATGATAAAAACTGACTTATCAACACTAGTGGATAACGGAGACGGGACTTTTACACTGTCAGGGACATCACTAATAGCTGATACGGTGTCAACAGATTCTGCAATAACAATTTTGGCGGGGTTTTCAGACGGAACAATAGCAAATGTCTATAAATTAGAAGGTGTAATTCAGGCATCATCAGGAGGAACGTATGACTTCATAAGCGGTTCGTTGTTATGGGAAGCAACACCTCAGGTTACAGCTGACGGAGTAGACGTATATATGGAAAGAATTCCTTTTACTACTTTTACAGACGGATTATGGTTTGAAGATTTCGGACAGGCATTGGAAGATAATTATCTGTCAGCTGAAGGAGATGCAGTAACAATATATAATAAAACAGCCTATATAGAGACAGAGGAAAGTTTCAGACACATAATTGCCAGCCTTGCAGGTAATGTATATGCTAATATAAATCAGAGAGAAAAAGATATAGCAAATGTATTTGAAGACTCACTGCATTTACTGCAAAATTCCGATAATAATACAAAAGAAAATGTAAAAATAGCCATAGTAGCTGGAAAAGGAAAAAATAAAGAAGAAACTGACGGAGTGGTAGGATATGATTATACTGCCACAGGAGCAATAGCTTTGCGTGAAGTAGAAAGAACTTACAGACACACATTTGGTTATTCACTGGGATATTTACATACAGGATTTGAATTTGATGACGGCAACGGCAGCGAAGAATGGGTAGATACAATACAGCTCGGAGTGCACAGCAAGTATGCAGCACATGGATGGCAGCTGAGAAATGATCTTACAGGAAGAGCAAGTATACATAATGTAGACAGAAATATTAACTGGGGCGATGAGCTTGGCAGATCAGAAATGAACGGTACATATGAAACATATAGTATAACAAGTGACAATATTTTAGGGAAAGAATTCGGACTTGGAAAAAAAGCCAGTATCATGCCCTATGGAGCATTTAAGGCAATGTATGTGACAAGACCGTCATTTGAGGAAAGCGGTCTTGAAAGACTTCAAGTAGAAGGAAATGATGCATGGAGCGTAAAACCAAGAGCAGGAGTGGAACTAAAAGGTGCGTTGCCGCTGGGGAACAATACGGCATGGCAGCTAAAGGGAAGTCTTGATGTGGCATATGAATACGAACTTGCAGACTTGAACGAAAGAGAAAAAGCAAGATTAATAGCAATAGAAGATGGTTATCATAATTTATCAAAACCGCAGGATGAAAAAGGAATATTCAAAACGAAAGCATCAGTGGGTGTAGAAATAGCAGACAGATACGGGATATTTCTGACTGGTCAGTATTCTACAGGTAATGATAAAGAAGATGATTACAGAGCAGGATTAACGCTAAAGGCAGTATTTTAG
- a CDS encoding YoaK family protein, whose amino-acid sequence MFGSGLKKYKQTSDTFRLGILLSMVGGFTDAYTFIIRGNVFANAQTGNIVLLGLKIVEAKWGEAVFYLFPISAFVLGVLAAEFIRTKLKSRKRIHWRQIVILIEIFVLFILAFVPQGNYNIIVNIAISFICSLQVESFRKVNGNLSATTMCTGNLRSGTEQLYKYIMLKDKAAKEKYMIYYGLILFFIVGAVVGGLFTELLREKALFVCCGILLIVFAVMFKDEM is encoded by the coding sequence ATGTTTGGATCCGGACTAAAAAAATATAAACAAACCTCTGATACTTTTAGATTAGGAATTTTATTAAGTATGGTCGGAGGATTCACTGATGCCTATACTTTTATTATCAGAGGAAATGTATTTGCAAATGCGCAGACGGGAAATATTGTTCTTTTGGGACTTAAGATAGTCGAAGCTAAATGGGGAGAGGCAGTTTTTTATCTTTTTCCGATTTCGGCATTTGTTTTAGGAGTTTTGGCAGCTGAATTTATCAGAACAAAACTTAAAAGCAGGAAAAGAATACACTGGAGACAGATTGTTATTCTTATAGAAATTTTTGTATTATTTATTTTAGCTTTTGTACCGCAGGGAAACTACAATATTATTGTGAATATAGCAATTTCATTTATATGTTCGCTTCAGGTAGAGAGTTTCCGTAAAGTAAACGGAAATTTATCGGCAACTACAATGTGTACAGGTAATTTGAGAAGCGGAACAGAGCAGTTATATAAGTATATAATGCTCAAAGACAAGGCTGCTAAAGAAAAATACATGATTTACTATGGTTTAATACTGTTTTTTATAGTAGGAGCAGTAGTTGGAGGTCTTTTTACAGAACTGCTCCGTGAAAAAGCTTTGTTTGTATGCTGCGGGATTTTGTTAATAGTATTTGCCGTGATGTTTAAAGATGAAATGTAA
- a CDS encoding DKNYY domain-containing protein: MKKWLLIVIMLIVVISCGNNKGKSIAEDRISAVENNSTEFEYLIRNNHVYFAGILMEDADAPSFEILNNYYSKDKNYVYYSGEILEGSDPRSFKALEWAYGKDKKSFYSGGMKIEGVDLKTLKILDGGYFKDKKNVYMFYQIIKGADPESFELIPKSGYAKDKNHVYYQQNMISEVKAADFEVLGYALARDKEHVYFAGEKTGADLETVRALSEEYFRDKDSVYYNFGKINYADPNTFEVMKDGERPAKYSKDKEHVYFGWEQTDADAKSFVILGNGYYKDKNFVYYENEKIDGVDAKSFEVLGNGYFRDKNNVYFGKKKLNVLDIKSFRILGNNYAANDKAVYYKENVISGIDMKSFEVMDSKFLKDKNAVYLSGKKLEGIDAASFGYVDEAKSKILVKDKNHEYTLQYYITDFDQIECRLERVDK; this comes from the coding sequence ATGAAAAAATGGTTATTAATAGTAATAATGCTTATAGTTGTTATAAGCTGCGGGAATAATAAGGGAAAAAGTATTGCGGAGGATAGAATTTCTGCTGTTGAAAATAACAGCACGGAATTCGAATATCTCATCAGGAATAATCATGTATATTTTGCGGGTATATTAATGGAAGATGCAGATGCTCCGAGTTTTGAGATATTGAATAATTATTATTCCAAAGACAAGAATTATGTTTATTACAGCGGTGAAATACTAGAAGGGTCTGATCCTAGATCTTTTAAGGCTTTGGAATGGGCCTATGGAAAGGATAAAAAATCTTTTTATTCCGGTGGGATGAAAATAGAAGGTGTAGATTTAAAAACTTTAAAAATTTTAGACGGGGGTTATTTTAAGGATAAAAAAAATGTGTATATGTTTTATCAAATAATAAAAGGTGCTGATCCTGAAAGTTTTGAATTAATACCGAAAAGCGGGTATGCGAAGGATAAAAATCATGTTTATTATCAGCAGAATATGATAAGTGAAGTAAAAGCAGCAGATTTTGAAGTTTTGGGTTATGCTTTGGCACGGGATAAAGAACATGTTTATTTTGCCGGAGAAAAAACCGGAGCTGATCTGGAAACTGTGCGGGCATTGTCAGAAGAATATTTCAGGGATAAAGATTCTGTATATTATAATTTTGGGAAAATAAATTATGCCGACCCGAATACTTTTGAAGTTATGAAAGACGGGGAAAGACCGGCGAAATATTCCAAAGATAAAGAACATGTATATTTCGGGTGGGAACAAACAGATGCAGATGCTAAGAGTTTTGTGATATTGGGGAATGGTTACTATAAAGATAAAAATTTCGTCTATTATGAAAATGAAAAAATAGACGGTGTAGATGCTAAAAGCTTTGAAGTGCTGGGAAATGGCTATTTTAGAGATAAAAATAATGTATATTTCGGGAAGAAAAAATTAAATGTTTTAGATATAAAGAGTTTTCGTATTTTGGGGAATAATTATGCCGCAAATGATAAGGCTGTATATTACAAAGAGAATGTAATTTCTGGTATAGATATGAAGAGTTTTGAGGTCATGGATTCTAAATTTTTAAAGGATAAAAATGCTGTTTATTTGTCAGGGAAAAAGCTGGAAGGGATAGATGCCGCGAGTTTTGGCTATGTAGATGAAGCTAAGAGTAAAATATTAGTTAAAGATAAAAATCATGAATATACACTTCAATATTACATTACGGATTTTGATCAGATAGAATGCAGGCTGGAAAGAGTGGATAAATAG
- a CDS encoding TetR/AcrR family transcriptional regulator, which yields MERKDVIEVTLSLMKEKKLEKTSIGEIVKKLKTSPGTLYYHYKSKNEIYKEIMDYSSNEIIRVLEQVKFTHSKQDYLFSLTRKLIRFLEEKEEILFFLISIKGSYYAEKKPEAEFFLENLKRIFLETETRFKCGKYMTLKLGMFLGSIYEILYMSKLVEKRNLTDEEIEEICIYFWMEGQ from the coding sequence ATGGAAAGAAAAGATGTAATCGAAGTAACATTAAGCCTGATGAAAGAAAAGAAACTGGAAAAAACCTCGATTGGAGAAATAGTAAAAAAACTAAAAACAAGTCCGGGAACTTTATACTATCATTATAAAAGTAAAAATGAGATATATAAAGAGATTATGGATTATTCTTCAAATGAGATAATAAGAGTTCTGGAACAGGTGAAATTCACACATAGCAAACAGGATTACTTATTCAGCCTGACAAGGAAACTAATAAGATTTTTGGAGGAAAAGGAAGAAATATTATTTTTTTTAATAAGCATAAAAGGCTCATATTATGCGGAAAAAAAGCCGGAAGCTGAATTTTTTCTTGAAAATTTGAAAAGAATATTTTTAGAAACAGAGACAAGATTTAAATGCGGAAAATATATGACTTTGAAATTAGGAATGTTTCTCGGTTCAATATATGAAATTTTGTATATGAGCAAATTAGTGGAAAAAAGGAACCTGACAGATGAGGAAATAGAGGAAATATGTATCTACTTCTGGATGGAAGGACAATGA